Sequence from the Chanodichthys erythropterus isolate Z2021 chromosome 12, ASM2448905v1, whole genome shotgun sequence genome:
ACACGCTTAAGACTAAAATTTTACTCTGAGCGGCTTCATTCATGTTGTCCTTCAGTCAGACACAACATCTTAAAAATCATATATAAGAATGTTTGACAAAATCTTAAATCACTATAGTATGACattcttatatttattatattatattatattatattatattatattatattatattatattatattatattaaattatattatattatattatattatattatattgacgggtaggtttaggtataGTTTAGGGAAGGACAATAGTAAATTGAGTcaacatataaacatatattcAACATATAGTCTCATATAAAAGATTTTGTCCTTGTGCGGTCCAAGTAAAGGATAAGTaaagtaacacacacacacacactctgtcaTGTTTTGTCAACACACCATAAGCGACACGACATTACTGACCAACACCAAAGatctagttcacccaaaagtgattTCTGGCATCTTTTAATCACAATGAACTGACAATTAAAAAATGACTTGACTTTTGCTCTGAAGATGAAGTCGTAACGTCACGAGGGTGAGTGAACTGAGTTTGGATTTGGAATAATGCAGATATTCTCAAAACAGCTCAGACTGATTTAGCTCTTCTCTAATGCAGTGCAGATCTTCAACACAGCCTCACACATATCAGTCTTTGATCAACAAACGCACACAGATGTGACACACGCTGAAAAACTGCAAATCTTGTTTTAAACTGAGCTAAAATTGCAAGCGACTTCCTGTCTGCATCTGAGAGTGTGAAAAGTGCAACACGTTTAATCTGCAGGGTGTGAATTCAGAAGAAGAGTTACGAAACCCCCGCAGATCTGAGTCAGTGTCGTTTCAAAATGCTGCTGTTCTTCTAACCTCCTGAGCACGGTTTCCACACTGTTTctcgagcagcaaatcatcatatcagaatgatttctgaaggagtaatgatgctgaaaattcagctttgatcgcAGGAATGAACTGCATAAGTTAAACTCTGCTGATCTCAGTGATCTGCTGTTAGTGTTGTCAGAGAGCGTCTGTGTTTGTTCACCTGGTCAGTCTGGCATTCCCTCTCACAGGTGCTCTGCGCGTCCACCCACAGGTTCAGGTTGATGTGATTCGGACAGACGCCGGGATGATCCGGAGCGGCGGATCCGGCCGCAGCCGCGGGCCAGAAGCACATGAGGAGCAGAGAGCGGAGCGGAGATCCAGAGCTGCCGGAGAACCGCATGAGTGTGACGTCCAGACTGTCCAGATCCAGCACGAGTCAGTCTGTCCCGCGGGGGGTTTTACGAACGGCACGAACAACTGCACAAACGTCGTTAAGAGGTGAAAGAAGCTGGATCATCTCTTCTGTGAGCGTTCCCTGCGTTCTGACTGCTGTGAGGCTCCGGACACTCATGAAGCTCCTCTCTCAGGCTTTCATATGCAAAGCCCGCTGGGAAAGCAACTGAAGGCCAGTATCTGATGGGCTCTCTTTGTCCTGCACGGAGCCCCACGGCTTTCATTCGCTGACCACGGCCATGACCTTTGACCTGAGCGGGTCACGGCGCTCCAAACCTCCAGACTGAGCCCGGCTCTCACACAAGCCTGAGTTCAAAACACGCTCTGATTTATGAGCACTAGTTTTTTGGTGCGACTGGTGTGGAGTGTGAAAAGACTCGGTTTCTGCAAGTTTCTGCATCACTGATGAAGTGGAAACACACTGCGCTGAAGCGGTTCATGTCAGTTAATCCAGCTTCAGCTGAGCCAGAGCGAGTCCGGAGGGAAATGATTCCTCCGATCCGCTCGCTTCAGCCGGGGCTAAAGGACACTCACATACTGTAATATTATTACCTGCACTCAAAACTGAACTGAAGTGATCTGAATAATGACTCtatattgtcttctgtagagctgctgaATCTGATCAATCtcttattttcctgtttattaccgtggagctgctttgaaacagtaAAACCTCTTGTCTTTTAGTTTTATCATTTATATcgaaataaaacaatttattgttttattgacatGCAATTTATGTCATACTACAActgaaaagtcataattataagtcatttatgagataaaaagtcaaaattatggcaCAACATAAATGTCCTCCTTTTATCTGACCTTTTACCttttataattttgacttttcatttcattagttttatgtcataattatgatttttccTCATGTGGCAGACATGTGCTTCCATGTGAATCCGTGTCCGATGGGGAAGAGAAGACGGACACAAACATCTGCATCCAGCTGTTCATCAGGAATGGGGATTTTTGACTGACTCACATTATGAAAATGGGCTGCTGGAAAGAAAAGAATAAAAGGATTCTGAAACTGGAAAAACCAACGTTGATTCTGATCTGGATCAAACCGTCAGATTGTGCTCAACTGTCGGATAAGACTGGGATTCATTTTAGGATCTACAGAACAAGaatgtaataaaactttaaatgtACTCAAAAATGCAACATTAGTTTCATGTGTTCAATTTATCATCAAGTCATTTATCACCGTGTATTAAATCAGTGATGAACCACGTGAAGGAAGTTTCTAACCACTGCATGTCTattgtttgtgtatttgttgTTGTGGACTGTTTCAAGAAAAGAGGAAGGAGATGTTTGTATAGTCTATTGTGTGTCTATTCAAACACAAACACGTCATCTGAGAGTGAGTGTATCTGGATTGAATCCAGCGTTGTGCAGAAACTGATCCTGGAGCAGATCATGAACTGATCGCAGAGACCCAATGATGAGATGGGTGTAACGGGGCGGGATCCATTcgcaagctttattaaaagtgagcgtggtcgtacaggcaggagCAGACAGGTACAGCAAGGCCGAATCGtggtcagggtacaggcagtggatcgaggcaggcagatatcactcacagtcCAAAGGTGTGCAGCAGAGAATCAGGATCGGtaacagacggacagacaggaTATAAACGCTCGGAACTGCAACCGTAGttaacaagacttcgcaaagaggtggtgtgtgtgtgtgtgtgtgtgtgtgtgtgtgtgtgtgtgtgtgtgtgtgtgtgtgtgtgtgtgtgtgtgtgtgtgtgtgtgtgtgtgtgtgtgtgtgtgtgtgtttgtttgtgtgtgtgtgtttgtgtgtgtgtgtgtgtgtgtgtgtgtgtgtgtgtgtgtgtgtgtgtgtgtgtgtgtgtgtgtgtgtgtgtgtgtgtgtgtgtgtgtgtgtgtgtgtgtgtgtgtgtgtgtgtgtgtgtgtgtgtgtgtgtgtgtgtgtgtgtgagtgtgtgtgtgtgtgtgtgtgtgtgtgtgtgtgtgtgtgtgtgtgtgtgtgtgtgtgtgtgtgtgtgtgtgtgtgtgtgtgtgtgtgtgtgtgtgtgtgtgtgtgtgtgtgtgtgtgtgtgtgtgtgtgtgtgtgtgtgtgtgtgtgtgtgtgtgtgtgtgtgtgtgtgtgtgtgtgtgtgtgtgtgtgtgtgtgtgtgtgtgtgtgtgtgtgtgtgtgtgtgtgtgtgtgtgtgtgtgtgtgtgtgtgtgtgtgtgtgtgtgtgtgtgtgtgtgtgtgtgtgtgtgtgtgtgtgtgtgtgtgtgtgtgtgtgtgtgtgtgtgtgtgtgtgtgtgtgtgtgtgtgtgtgtgtgtgtgtgtgtgtgtgtgtgtgtgtgtgtgtgtgtgtgtgtgtgtgtgtgtgtgtgtgtgtgtgtgtgtgtgtgtgtgtgtgtgtgtgtgtgtgtgtgtgtgtgtgtgtgtgtgtgtgtgtgtgtgtgtgtgtgtgtgtgtgtgtgtgtgtgtgtgtgtgtgtgtgtgtgtgtgtgtgtgtgtgtgtgtgtgtgtgtgtgtgtgtgtgtgtgtgtgtgtgtgtgtgtgtgtgtgtgtgtgtgtgtgtgtgtgtgtgtgtgtgtgtgtgtgtgtgtgtgtgtgtgtgtgtgtgtgtgtgtgtgtgtgtgtgtgtgtgtgtgtgtgtgtgtgtgtgtgtgtgtgtgtgtgtgtgtgtgtgtgtgtgtgtgtgtgtgtgtgtgtgtgtgtgtgtgagagtgtgtgtgtgtgtgtgtgtgtgtgtgtgtgtgtgtgtgtgtgtgtgtgtgtgtgtgtgtgtgtgtgtgtgtgtgtgtgtgtgtgtgtgtgtgtgtgtgtgtgtgtgtgtgtgtgtgtgtgtgtgtgtgtgtgtgtgtgtgtgtgtgtgtgtgtgtgtgtgtgtgtgtgtgtgtgtgtgtgtgtgtgtgtgtgtgtgtgtgtgtgtgtgtgtgtgtgtgtgtgtgtgtgtgtgtgcgtgagtcctttatagtccagatGATGTGCtaagctgtatgtggcgacaggtgattggtgtggagtgtgtgcatgtgactggcagagaggatgatgggaaatgtagtccgggaactgacaggaactgaTGGAGATCGTGACAATGGGTTTGGAAACCGCCGCAGCCCTGATCGTTCAGATTAaactttttactttaaaataaggttCTGGTGGATCCAAAATgctcaatattcatattcatgcattttattcatatttcatgttaatcatttatggcttatgatttatcaatATTACTTTTCATTTCATATATTCACGTACTCCTACTCCATATATTAATCctcatcatattttcaagtgTTTATGGTCATTCCtcttttatatttaagagtgtGTATTCAGTTGTTCTTCAAGCGCTCCAGTGTGTCAGATATCGGACGAGAAGCGATGGTGTTTTCAGAATGAGTTGCTCATTTGAGATCAAGATCTGCAAAATTCCCTTAAGGGTGTCGAAACAACACCTTCTGTATCTATTTTCATCTGTCTTTGACATTTGAGCCGTTACACCAACTGTACTGGATCAGTCTGTTTGACCTTTTCTTATTAGACATACGTTTGACTGGGATGTAAGTTATAAAACGGACTGAGTCTTTGATAGTTTAGCTCTTTTTGCTTCTCTTCTTCATcttctgcttcttctcttctatctctcatttcattctgcaaatatcttaattttgttCCTTCTTTCTGTGTATTCTTCATCTTtatctattagatacaatactctagattttattattaactattatttacttaattaatttgtttgtctctataatttttaattaacacATTGATCTCTGATATAACTATTGTTGgactgcctggatctcattttctcaagtttTTTCATCATGTTCATTCGTTAACGTTAATgtatgaactaacatgaactagcaGTACATTTGTTACTTTATTTACTgtaaagattttaataatgtatgcTGAAATTAACAAACATTCATAAATGATGTATAGGCtcagtgcagttcattattagttaactaatgaacttaATGGTAAGTGTTACCAACTTTTTGAGCAAGCTCTGATCAGCTGATGGCTGACGTCACACATCTCATTCAGCTGAATGTGACCCGTCATGCACTGCGAACACATTGAACAACAGCATCATGGAGCAGTTCTCCTCCTCTGACACCGACAGCTGTGTGACACGATAACAGCACAGTCTGACCCGATGGACGCGCGCGATGCGGgtgagtttctctgtgtttataacggtgacgtcatgcgcGTTACTGCGAGAGTTCTCCGTGTGAACATGAAAACGACATGAAATGAGTTTACTTTCCGTTCAGTGACTGACATGATTGTTTGTTTCTTTACTTGTGAATCCAtataacagtgtgtgtgtgtgttttagttaTCACCACAAATGTATCTGATCAACTACAAAGACTAAAGTGTTTTTCTTTGGTTGTCGTTTCTCAGTTCAATCGAAAATATGCGCTGCGAGTCTCGACGTGTTTGATGACGTGTTCGGAATGATACTATTGTGTCTAAtatctgctgtgtgtgtgtgtgtgtgtgtgtgtgtgtgtgtgtctgtgtgtgtgagagtgtgtgtgtgtgtgtgtgtgtgtgtgtgtctcagctCATATTACACTTCAAACTGAAACTGATCCTAAAGAGGGGTTATGTTTCAGGTTTATGTTTATTCACACAcccatttatatataatatttatgcatttacactgttgaacattttttaagatttgtttacttacacatttatttatctttatttacaTCACAAGTTAAACATTGTCAAAAGCTAATCAAAGTTATGTTTTAGACCTCAGTGACAGGCATAAGCTATTATATGTCAATCATAAACCTGTCaaatattgttcattttttatcatTACATGTGTTAATGTCTCCACACACACGAGTGAAGATCTCAATCCCTGTGAGCCTCTGAACTCCTCTTCAGATCTGAGATAATCACACATTCTCAAAGTtctgaaattaaataattatgtgACAAGATGTGTGTCTGTAATGCACAGTTTTTGCTGAGAGAGCTTTAGGACCATCCCGAGGTTTCCATAAACTCCTGTAGAACAGTCATGTGTTCGAGAGCGCTGGATTCGCAGTACGAGCTCATGGTATAAATAGTTCAAGTCAAACAGGATTAAAATGTCAGTTCTGTGAAGAGCAGAGGCAGTTTGTTCATCTGCTGACCATGTTTGTGTCCAGAGAGCTTCACTCACGCAGTCGTCAGTAAACCCATGatgtactcacacacacacacacacacacgtttggtCAGGCGTGTTGTGACTCTGTGCTCGTGTCCCTCAGTGTTCTTCCCAGACCGCCGGGCTCCGGTCAGTCACCTCCTGCTGGACCAGCTGCCCAGCTACCAGTCTCTGCTGTACCGCAGGAAGTCCAGCTCCAGCGGCAGCGCCCGGAGGCGGGGCAGTGGGCGGAGCCGGCAGCCGTCCGTCAGCAGCGGGAAATGGGCGGAGCAGAAAGCGGTTCACAGCGGGGAGGAGCTCAAGCCCGTGAGGGAACTTCCCAAGAGCATGCAGGACAAACAGCGGGAAAAGTGAGTTCCTCCCATCCACCTGATTCTGTCGAGCTGTGCTCTGTGACGGTGTGaggttcagtgtgtgtgtgtgtgtgtgtgtgtgtgcgtgtgtgcagACAGCAGCGTCTCCAGCAGGGCGGCGCTCTCACAGGCTGGGGTTTGTGGAGGCTCAATGTCCGTCGCTCTCTGAAGCGGCTCAAGGAGGACGGGATGGACGTCCTCTCGTCTCTGCAGCTCTGGAGGGCAGATATTCATCTCATCGAGGGTCAGAATGTCACTAATGTCTTTGCcacagttaaaggattagttgacttcagaatgaaaatttcctgataatttactgtcctccatgtcatccatggactagtggacttcactggggttcaacgggttgaaggtccaaatgtcagtttcagtgcagcttcaaagagctctacatgatcccagacgaggaataagagtcttatccagagaaaccatcggacattttctaaaaaaatacaactgtatatgctttataaacacaaaatatcgctgCGCACGTGCTTccgtttccgcattcttcaaaacacttACACTGAACGTCCTACgcatgttttcatcaaaaaccttcatttcttttccactgaagaaagacatgaacatcttgaatgacatggaggagagtaaattatcaggaaattttatctgaaagtgaactaatcctttaatcctGCAGCGCTTCATATGATACAGATTGAttcagagctgctttacagtaAAAACACGGCAGTAACAATGATGCAGACTTCATCAGCTATGACTGAAAAGACAATAgatcagtgttgattcagttctgtgCGATAattagagtgtgtgtgtgtgtgtgtgtgtgtgtgtgtgtgtgtgtgtgtgtgtgtgtgtgtgtgtgtgtgtttccctCAGGCATGTTTGGGACGGGAATCCTGTCATATTTTTCATTCCTGCGCTTTCTGGTGCTTCTGAACTTCATCATGTTTCTGctgatgtttgtgtttgtgatgCTGCCGGtgatcatcacatcacacactCCACACAACATCACCTTCAGCAGCACCAAcggtaaccacacacacacacacacacacacattcacatcacacactcacacatgtaCACTCACTCatgtcgtgtgtgtgtgtgtgtttgcagtgagCGCGTGCAGTGAGTATCCGGCCAGCTCTCGTCAGGGTCTGGTGGCGTTTCATGAGCACATCATAGATCTGCTGTCTGGAACGGTGAGACGCGTCTGACAGCTCAATACAGCGTCTGCTCACACCTCCctaacactgtgtgtgtgtgtgtgtgtgtgtgtgtgtgtgtgcagggcTTTCTGGAGCGCACGTACCTCTTCTACGGCTACTATAAGCTGGAGTTCATTCATTCCCGCTTCACCTACAACCTGCCGCTGGCGTACCTGCTGGCCACCGTCTCGTACCTGCTGCTGAGCCTCGTCTGGATCGTCAAGAGGTCCAAACACGGCTCTGTTTCTGTTGATTGTTGAGCTCTGTTGGTGTTAGAGGTCTTCACAGGTCCTGAGATCCGTACCCGACCCGAGTCACTTCTTAACTGAACCAGGCGTGTGTAAATAAGTGTTTAAACTGACCTGAGACTGAACGATGAAAGCAGACCCTGCTCACCAGTGTCGTTTAACCGAGTCAGTGATGACACACCTGGAATTCGGTTCTCGTGGTCCTGAACCCTCTCGGGTCAGATCTCAGGTTATGGGATCGAGGTGGACCCATGAAGACCTCTAGGTGGCGTGTGATCTGATGATTTCTGTGCATTTAGGTCTGCGGCCGGATTCAAACGCAAGCTGATTCAAGAAGAGGATCGCTTCCAGAGCTTCTGCAACAAGATCTTCGCCGGCTGGGACTTCTGCATCACCAACGAGAACGCCGCGCGCCTCAAGCGGAGCAGCTTACTGTACGAGCTCAAGGTACGTCTCCTTTCGGTCACCGTCAGCGGTGAGGTCATGACGGATGAGGACATAACTCTTTTCTTCATGTGCCGACAGACGGATCTGGAGGAGGAGCGGATCAAGCGCAAGATGGCGAACCGCACGCGCGGCGAGAAGTGCCGCATCTACGCGCTCAGAGCCGCGCTCAACCTCGCCGTCATGGCCGTCCTGGTGGCGTGCTTCTACTGCATCTACATCGCCACGGTCTTCTCGCAGCGCAAGCAGGCGGAGGTGATGTGAGAGCGTCTGGTGTGTGTGTTACATTCCTGATCAGGTTTCCACTGACGGTTGTGTGTTTAGGAGGAGAAGAGTGCCTTCCTGTTGGAGCTGGTGGTGGAGTATCTGCCCTCCATCGTCATCACGCTGGCCAACTTCATCACGCCGCTCATCTTCAACCTCATCATCACCTTCGAGGACTATTCGCCCGCCTTTGAGATCCGCTTCACGCTGATGAGGCAAGGCTCGCACCGCACACGTCCTCCGGCGCAggagacacacacatacatttcaaAACAGCTTTTTCTACTATAAATGCTCTTGCGTTTCCCAAACGTTGCTTGTAAAACTGAGATGATACTGAGAGACACAGCCACTATGTGttaaagtcatcatttactcgccctcatgtcattccaaacctgtaagactttccttcatcttctgaacaccaGTGAAGATATTCTAATGAAAATCTATTCActgaaagtctgttcactcctgacgcttcaaaacattcataaagagatggTAAAATAAACCCACATGACGGTTTAATCAAGTCTTCTGATGATCACatacagatttaatttagacgttttattctcacaaaaacaagtatggTTAAACGGAAGCTTAACCgtacttctcttttttttgtttgtttcaataTTTATAGCTGTGCTGAAAGCAGCAATGGAAAATTCACCTGAGATcttacaaataaatgaaaagaaacattATATCACATCACATCTGGTTAGGAAACAGTGACACACACGTGTGTCTGTTTACACACAGACTCTGAACTGATAGACATCATGCGTGTGCAGTGTCAGAATCCCAGTGACACGTGTTATGttcattatgtgtgtgtgttcaggtgtgTGTTCATGCGTTTGGCCAGCATCGgtgtgctgctcttctctctgtGGGTCCAGATCACGTCCTGTAGAAGTTCAGACTGTCCCTGCGGCTACAACCATGAGAGCTACCCTgtacgtcacacacacacacgcacacacacgtaTGTTGGGTGTCTGTCCATGCGTCTCTAAACAAGTGTGTGCCGTTGTCCTGCAGTGCTGGGAGACTCACGTCGGGCAGGAGATGTACAAGCTCGTGATCTTTGACTTCCTGATCATCGCTGCCGTCACTATTTTCGTGGAATTCCCTAGGAAGTACGAACATCTTTTGCACATCCACGGGAGTGCTTCAGGATCTCCGTCAGGTGTATTTCTGAGAGTTTTCTTGTGGTTTCAGGATCATCGTGAATTACTGCCACTGCGGTTTGGCCAAGTGGTGGGGTCAGCAGGAGTTCGCCGTCCCTCAGAACGTGCTGGAGATCGTCTACGGCCAAACCATCTGCTGGATAGGGACATTTTACTGCCCTTTGCTTCCCGCCATCAACACTGTCAAATACATCCTCGTATTCTACCTCAAAAAGGTCAcaactcaattcagttcaagtttgtttcaaagcagttttacaGACGATGCTTATTTCAGTGTTACAGTTTGGGAAGTATTCAGTTATCAATCAGAGACGAGTGTGTCAGTGTAATGTGAATATGGCAGTGATGTACAGCTATGGTATAGTACAGTACATGATGATATGTGTTTCATTAAGGTtacctttaaaatgtttatcGCACTAAATCTTCACACTGAATATTCGTGCATGTGAGCATCGTGTGTGATTAACTAGCGGCTCATTAACTACCGCAGGTGTCTCTGGTGACTAACTGCCGTCCCGCCACTCGTCCGTTTAGAGCGTCTAGTTCCCACTTCTTCTTCCTGGTGGTTTTGCTGATCGGTTTGGCTCTGgcgtctgttcctgtcatcgTCAGCATCGCAGAGTGAGTCtacgcgtcacaaccagcgcaacacgcatcacaaccagcgcaacacgcatcacaaccagcgcaacacgcatcacaaccagcgcaacacgcgtcacaaccagcgcaacacgcgtcacaaccagcgcaacacgcgtcacaaccagcgcaacacgcgtcacaaccagcgcaacacgcgtcacaaccagcgcaacacgcgtcacaaccagcgcaacacgcgtcacaaccagcgcaacacgcgtcacaaccagcgcaacacgcgtcacaaccagcgcaacacgcgtcacaaccagcgcaacacgcgtcacaaccagcgcaacacgcgtcacaaccagcgcaacacgcgtcacaaccagcgcaacacgcgtcacaaccagcgcaacacgcgtcacaaccagcgcaacacgcgtcacaaccagcgcaacacgcgtcacaacacacacctaaacacgcatcacaaccagcgcaacacgcatcacaacacgcacctaaacacgcgtcacaaccagcgcaacacgcatcacaaccagcgcaacacgcgtcacaaccagcgcaacacgcgtcacaaccagcgcaacacgcgtcacaacacgcacctaaacacgcgtcacaaccagcgcaacacgcgtcACAACACAGCACCTAAACcagcgtcacaaccagcgcaacacgcatcacaaccagcgcaacacgcatcacaacacgcacctaaacacgcgtcacaaccagcgcaacacgcatcacaaccagcgcaacacgcatcacaacacgcacctaaacacgcgtcacaaccagcgcaacacgcatcacaacacgcacctaaacacgcgtcacaaccagcgcaacacgcgtcacaaccagcgcaacacgcgtcacaaccagcgcaacacgcgtcacaaccagcgcaacacgcatcacaaccagcgcaaccgcgtcacaaccagcgcaac
This genomic interval carries:
- the LOC137031604 gene encoding transmembrane channel-like protein 7 isoform X1; the encoded protein is MDARDAVFFPDRRAPVSHLLLDQLPSYQSLLYRRKSSSSGSARRRGSGRSRQPSVSSGKWAEQKAVHSGEELKPVRELPKSMQDKQREKQQRLQQGGALTGWGLWRLNVRRSLKRLKEDGMDVLSSLQLWRADIHLIEGMFGTGILSYFSFLRFLVLLNFIMFLLMFVFVMLPVIITSHTPHNITFSSTNVSACSEYPASSRQGLVAFHEHIIDLLSGTGFLERTYLFYGYYKLEFIHSRFTYNLPLAYLLATVSYLLLSLVWIVKRSAAGFKRKLIQEEDRFQSFCNKIFAGWDFCITNENAARLKRSSLLYELKTDLEEERIKRKMANRTRGEKCRIYALRAALNLAVMAVLVACFYCIYIATVFSQRKQAEEEKSAFLLELVVEYLPSIVITLANFITPLIFNLIITFEDYSPAFEIRFTLMRCVFMRLASIGVLLFSLWVQITSCRSSDCPCGYNHESYPCWETHVGQEMYKLVIFDFLIIAAVTIFVEFPRKIIVNYCHCGLAKWWGQQEFAVPQNVLEIVYGQTICWIGTFYCPLLPAINTVKYILVFYLKKVSLVTNCRPATRPFRASSSHFFFLVVLLIGLALASVPVIVSIAEIPTSRACGPFVNYTTSWKVVPRVINQLPPGLQSFLLTLASEAIAVSFFVITCLGMFYVIALAGAHKRVIEQLRDQLAMEGRDKRFLIQKLYQAQQAVCARSPRGFRRTRPDAGLYLVEPTVVLETQA
- the LOC137031604 gene encoding transmembrane channel-like protein 7 isoform X2 — encoded protein: MDARDAVFFPDRRAPVSHLLLDQLPSYQSLLYRRKSSSSGSARRRGSGRSRQPSVSSGKWAEQKAVHSGEELKPVRELPKSMQDKQREKSAAGFKRKLIQEEDRFQSFCNKIFAGWDFCITNENAARLKRSSLLYELKTDLEEERIKRKMANRTRGEKCRIYALRAALNLAVMAVLVACFYCIYIATVFSQRKQAEEEKSAFLLELVVEYLPSIVITLANFITPLIFNLIITFEDYSPAFEIRFTLMRCVFMRLASIGVLLFSLWVQITSCRSSDCPCGYNHESYPCWETHVGQEMYKLVIFDFLIIAAVTIFVEFPRKIIVNYCHCGLAKWWGQQEFAVPQNVLEIVYGQTICWIGTFYCPLLPAINTVKYILVFYLKKVSLVTNCRPATRPFRASSSHFFFLVVLLIGLALASVPVIVSIAEIPTSRACGPFVNYTTSWKVVPRVINQLPPGLQSFLLTLASEAIAVSFFVITCLGMFYVIALAGAHKRVIEQLRDQLAMEGRDKRFLIQKLYQAQQAVCARSPRGFRRTRPDAGLYLVEPTVVLETQA